One segment of Senegalia massiliensis DNA contains the following:
- a CDS encoding metallophosphoesterase family protein has product MSISFIHTGDVHIGMKFTTSKLDQDTSKNKRIEIIDTFLNIVKRCKSEKIDFLLIAGDLFEDELCTIADLKIINDSFKDIKNTNIIMITGNHDYLNEKSLYNLIDWNKNVYIIKEKNLSKLSFEKYNTDVWGLSWYEKEKSAQRFKDIKLNKDRNNILLLHGDIIDKKSKYMPIDKNHLKDLEFDYIGLGHIHKHQYISNNICYCGSPEPLDFGETGDHGIIEGIIDKNGLETKFISLANRRYHIKRLNINEDMTYNDILDNVINVDNNERLQKDFFRIILNGFIDKDIKPKIKELEYKLKDKFYFIKITDNTKENYDLEGLLKNNEENIIGRYIMEMKDKGLEDETITNALTIGLEELLREKGI; this is encoded by the coding sequence ATGAGTATTAGTTTTATTCATACAGGAGATGTACATATTGGCATGAAATTTACGACAAGTAAATTAGATCAAGATACAAGTAAAAATAAAAGAATTGAAATAATAGATACTTTTTTAAATATAGTTAAAAGATGTAAAAGTGAAAAAATAGATTTTTTACTTATAGCAGGAGATTTGTTTGAAGATGAATTATGTACTATAGCTGATTTGAAAATTATAAATGATAGTTTTAAGGATATAAAAAATACAAATATAATTATGATAACTGGAAACCATGATTATTTGAATGAAAAATCTTTATATAACTTAATTGATTGGAATAAAAATGTATATATAATCAAAGAGAAGAATTTGAGTAAATTATCATTTGAAAAATATAATACTGATGTTTGGGGCCTCAGTTGGTATGAAAAAGAAAAATCAGCACAAAGATTTAAAGATATTAAATTAAATAAAGATAGAAATAATATATTATTACTTCATGGAGATATAATAGATAAAAAATCAAAATATATGCCAATAGATAAAAATCATTTAAAGGATTTAGAATTTGATTATATAGGCCTAGGACATATACATAAGCATCAATATATATCTAATAATATTTGTTATTGTGGAAGTCCAGAACCTTTAGACTTTGGTGAAACAGGTGATCATGGTATTATTGAAGGGATAATAGATAAAAATGGCTTAGAAACAAAGTTTATATCATTAGCTAATAGAAGATATCATATAAAAAGATTAAATATAAATGAAGATATGACTTATAATGATATATTAGATAATGTAATTAATGTAGATAATAATGAAAGATTACAAAAGGATTTCTTTAGGATAATTTTAAATGGTTTTATAGACAAAGACATAAAGCCTAAAATAAAAGAATTAGAATATAAATTAAAAGATAAATTTTATTTTATAAAAATAACAGATAATACAAAAGAAAATTATGATTTAGAAGGTTTATTAAAAAATAATGAAGAAAATATCATTGGCAGATATATAATGGAAATGAAAGATAAAGGTTTAGAAGATGAAACTATAACCAATGCTTTAACTATAGGGTTAGAAGAATTATTA
- a CDS encoding YjjG family noncanonical pyrimidine nucleotidase — MKYNIIIFDADMTLFDFEKAEKYALENSISYFNYEYSEKEHLSMYKTHNKAVWNEFEDGKISAQDLKSERFRRFFKETKIKIDPSEFSFKYMDFLKESSFLLKGAKELIEEIHSDFRLVIITNGLSKVQNVRIRNSEIANYFEDIIISEEVGFKKPDSEIFKLTLDRINHTEKEDLIIIGDSLKSDIKGGLNFGIDTLWYNPNNNKNNTEIKPKYEAHDFSEIKKIIYKQK, encoded by the coding sequence TTGAAATATAATATAATAATATTTGATGCAGATATGACACTTTTTGACTTTGAAAAAGCAGAAAAATATGCGCTTGAAAATTCAATTAGTTATTTTAATTATGAATATAGTGAAAAAGAACATTTATCTATGTATAAAACACATAATAAAGCCGTATGGAATGAATTTGAAGATGGTAAAATATCAGCACAAGATCTTAAATCGGAAAGATTTAGAAGGTTTTTTAAAGAAACTAAGATAAAAATTGATCCTAGTGAATTTAGTTTTAAATATATGGATTTTTTAAAAGAAAGTTCATTTCTTTTAAAAGGAGCAAAGGAATTAATAGAAGAAATACATAGTGATTTTAGATTAGTAATAATCACAAATGGCTTATCAAAAGTTCAAAATGTGAGAATAAGAAATTCAGAAATAGCCAATTATTTTGAAGATATAATAATATCTGAAGAGGTAGGATTTAAAAAACCCGATTCAGAAATATTTAAATTGACTTTAGATAGAATAAACCACACTGAAAAAGAAGATTTAATAATAATTGGAGATAGCTTAAAATCAGATATTAAAGGCGGTTTAAATTTCGGCATTGATACTCTTTGGTATAATCCAAATAATAATAAAAATAATACAGAAATAAAACCCAAATATGAAGCTCATGATTTTTCAGAAATAAAAAAAATAATATACAAACAAAAATAA
- the hcp gene encoding hydroxylamine reductase, protein MSMFCYQCQEAAKNVGCTVRGVCGKTSTVANLQDLLIYTLKGISEIVVKGDLSASELGDVNNKMLNGLFITITNANFDEDSIVKEIDKMIEIRDELRKKVGVSELHDSATFKVNGKEDMVKKGENVGVLNTENEDVRSLRELITYGLKGMAAYTDHAVNLGKSDDEICEFMYKALQATLDDSLSADELVALTMETGNFGVKAMALLDEANTSTYGNPEITEVNIGTRNNPAILVSGHDLKDFEQLLEQTKDSGVDIYTHSEMLPANYYPAFKKYDHFVGNYGNSWWKQLTEFESFNGPILFTTNCIVPPRKEEIRNRIFTTGASGYPGCTHIESDENGKKDFSEIIEMAKKLDPPTEIETGSIVGGFAHNQVMELADKVVDAVKSGAIKRFFVMAGCDGRMKSRDYYTEFADKLPKDTVILTAGCAKYRYNKLPLGDIGGIPRVLDAGQCNDSYSLAVIAMKLKEVFELEDINELPISYNIAWYEQKAVIVLLALLALGVKDIHLGPTLPAFLSPNVANVLVEKFGIAPNGEVESDIEMFMSEGQTA, encoded by the coding sequence ATGTCAATGTTTTGTTATCAATGTCAAGAGGCAGCAAAAAATGTAGGATGTACTGTAAGAGGGGTTTGTGGTAAAACCAGCACAGTAGCAAATTTACAAGACCTTTTAATATATACGTTAAAAGGGATATCTGAAATAGTAGTAAAAGGAGATTTATCTGCAAGTGAATTAGGTGATGTTAATAATAAGATGCTAAATGGTTTATTTATAACAATAACTAATGCTAATTTTGATGAAGATTCAATAGTTAAAGAAATAGATAAAATGATTGAAATAAGAGATGAGTTAAGAAAAAAAGTAGGAGTAAGTGAGTTGCATGATTCAGCTACTTTTAAAGTTAATGGAAAAGAGGATATGGTTAAAAAAGGTGAAAATGTAGGGGTTCTTAATACAGAAAATGAAGATGTAAGATCTTTAAGAGAATTAATTACTTATGGCTTAAAAGGTATGGCAGCATATACTGATCATGCTGTTAATTTAGGGAAATCAGATGATGAAATATGTGAATTTATGTATAAGGCACTTCAAGCTACATTAGATGATAGTTTATCAGCTGATGAATTAGTAGCTTTAACAATGGAAACAGGGAATTTTGGAGTGAAAGCAATGGCATTACTTGATGAAGCTAATACTTCAACTTATGGAAACCCTGAAATAACAGAGGTGAATATTGGAACAAGAAATAATCCTGCTATATTAGTATCAGGACATGATCTAAAAGATTTTGAACAATTACTTGAGCAAACAAAAGATTCTGGTGTAGATATTTATACACACAGTGAAATGTTACCAGCAAATTATTACCCAGCATTTAAGAAGTATGATCATTTTGTAGGCAATTATGGAAACTCATGGTGGAAACAATTAACTGAATTTGAAAGCTTTAATGGTCCTATATTATTTACAACAAACTGTATAGTGCCACCTAGAAAAGAAGAAATAAGAAATAGAATATTTACAACAGGAGCTTCAGGATATCCAGGATGTACTCATATAGAATCAGATGAAAATGGTAAAAAAGACTTTTCAGAAATAATAGAAATGGCTAAAAAGTTAGATCCTCCAACAGAGATTGAGACTGGATCAATAGTAGGTGGGTTTGCACATAATCAAGTTATGGAACTTGCTGATAAAGTAGTAGATGCTGTTAAATCAGGTGCTATTAAAAGATTCTTTGTAATGGCAGGTTGTGACGGAAGAATGAAATCAAGAGATTATTATACAGAATTTGCAGATAAACTTCCAAAGGATACAGTTATTCTTACAGCTGGATGTGCAAAATACAGATATAATAAATTACCACTTGGTGATATAGGAGGAATTCCTAGAGTACTTGATGCAGGACAATGTAATGATTCATATTCATTAGCTGTTATAGCAATGAAGCTTAAAGAAGTATTTGAATTAGAAGATATAAATGAATTACCAATATCATATAATATTGCATGGTATGAGCAAAAAGCAGTAATAGTATTATTAGCATTACTTGCTTTAGGAGTAAAAGATATTCATTTAGGACCAACATTACCAGCATTCCTTTCACCAAATGTAGCTAATGTATTAGTTGAAAAATTTGGTATAGCTCCAAATGGAGAAGTTGAAAGTGATATTGAAATGTTCATGAGTGAAGGACAAACTGCATAA
- a CDS encoding HD-GYP domain-containing protein: protein MAIIKITEVVPGMILNKDVYIPEKNTIALSAGAILSKAHINRFKKLNINRINVLIENKHLDNKIKRDRFFENYNNLKSKLELLFNQIKIGNKVLNSDIDHEVDEMIKSISTNNNILSRLRQLDDSGSYLINHSAHVSLLATTIGKLLGYSSNRLKDLLITGLFHDIGMLKVPEKIMNKPGPLSEEEFIVIINHTINSYKILKEINNINSDILYGALEHHEREDGSGYPLGLKSNQIHEFGKIIAIADVFHAMTTDKVYRKRKSPFIAAEEMLYNSFGILDGEITTTFLNNISKFYIGNIVRLNDGSIGEIIYTNKAIPTRPVVNINGNFVDLLKDKEYEIIDIID from the coding sequence TTGGCGATTATAAAAATTACTGAAGTTGTACCTGGAATGATATTAAATAAAGATGTATATATACCTGAAAAAAATACTATAGCTTTATCAGCAGGGGCAATATTATCAAAAGCACATATAAATAGATTTAAAAAATTAAATATAAATAGAATAAATGTATTAATAGAAAATAAACATCTAGATAATAAAATTAAAAGAGATAGATTCTTTGAGAATTATAATAATTTGAAATCTAAATTAGAGCTACTATTTAATCAAATAAAAATAGGAAATAAAGTTTTAAATAGTGATATAGATCATGAAGTAGATGAAATGATAAAATCTATATCAACTAATAATAATATACTTTCAAGATTAAGGCAGTTAGACGATAGCGGTAGTTATTTAATTAATCACTCTGCTCATGTCAGTTTATTAGCAACGACAATTGGTAAATTACTTGGATATTCAAGTAATAGATTAAAAGATCTATTAATAACAGGTCTTTTTCATGATATAGGTATGTTAAAAGTTCCAGAAAAAATAATGAATAAGCCAGGGCCTTTAAGTGAAGAAGAATTTATTGTAATAATTAATCATACAATAAATAGTTATAAGATACTAAAGGAGATTAATAATATAAATTCAGATATATTATATGGAGCACTTGAGCATCATGAAAGAGAAGATGGTAGTGGTTATCCATTAGGTCTTAAATCTAATCAGATACATGAATTTGGTAAAATTATAGCAATTGCAGATGTATTTCATGCTATGACAACTGATAAAGTATATAGGAAAAGAAAATCTCCTTTTATTGCTGCAGAAGAAATGCTATATAATAGCTTTGGTATATTAGATGGAGAGATTACCACTACTTTTTTAAACAATATTTCTAAGTTTTATATAGGAAATATTGTAAGATTAAATGATGGGTCAATTGGAGAAATAATATATACAAACAAAGCAATTCCCACACGACCTGTAGTAAATATAAATGGTAATTTTGTAGATCTTCTTAAAGATAAAGAATATGAAATTATAGACATCATAGATTAA
- a CDS encoding metal-dependent hydrolase: MKGKTHLIVGLAAGVTIALYREIESISLVILGTSIGSLMPDIDHPKSKINQKLLQHKNKSYKILFYTLIGLGLLYIYSLNNNSLFLLSGTITILIGVSKHRGFTHSLLGIFLFIKLGKDLTLEFGYKELYLGFYIGYLFHLIADLFTKGGIELLYPFSENFSFPLSIKTGGTIENIVSFILLIYSFYSILKYFNFIIF; this comes from the coding sequence ATGAAAGGCAAGACACATTTAATAGTAGGACTAGCAGCTGGGGTTACAATTGCCTTATATAGAGAAATAGAAAGTATTTCTTTAGTTATACTTGGAACATCAATAGGTTCATTAATGCCTGATATTGATCATCCAAAGAGCAAAATTAATCAGAAATTACTTCAACACAAAAACAAATCATATAAAATTTTATTTTATACTTTGATAGGACTAGGTTTATTATATATTTATAGTTTAAATAATAATTCTTTGTTCTTATTGTCTGGAACTATAACTATTTTAATTGGAGTATCTAAACATAGGGGTTTTACACATAGTTTATTGGGAATATTTCTTTTTATTAAATTAGGAAAAGATTTAACCCTAGAATTTGGGTATAAAGAATTATACTTAGGTTTTTATATTGGATATTTATTTCATCTTATAGCAGACCTTTTTACTAAGGGAGGAATAGAATTACTTTATCCTTTTAGTGAAAATTTTTCATTTCCTTTATCAATTAAAACCGGTGGAACTATAGAGAATATTGTATCATTTATTTTATTAATATATTCTTTTTACAGTATTTTAAAATATTTTAATTTTATTATTTTTTAA
- a CDS encoding APH(3') family aminoglycoside O-phosphotransferase, whose amino-acid sequence MKYDMPIKLRKIIKDKIFIRNNKGCSGSQVFLLKDKNDEQDYFLKIALDNKFSYLKSESVKLNWLKGKLSVPEVHYYEKVDGYEYLLLTQIPGKDALTQEILKKPYFLVKKVANGLRTIHNIDISDCSFNETIEDKLKLIKNMYNENRIPKIYRFLLQSKPKKEDLVFTHGDYCFPNIIINNNDISGFIDLGRSGIGDRYVDLSVIIKSIVLNYRNYDMLKLFLEEYGLVNVDYERLEYYSHIDKLIN is encoded by the coding sequence TTGAAATATGATATGCCAATAAAATTAAGAAAAATTATTAAAGATAAGATATTTATAAGAAATAACAAAGGATGCTCTGGTTCTCAAGTCTTCCTATTGAAAGATAAGAATGATGAACAAGACTATTTTTTGAAAATTGCTTTGGATAACAAATTTTCTTATCTTAAATCAGAGAGCGTAAAGCTTAATTGGTTAAAAGGAAAGTTATCAGTTCCAGAAGTACACTATTATGAAAAGGTAGATGGATATGAATATTTACTTTTAACTCAGATACCTGGTAAAGATGCATTAACTCAAGAGATATTAAAAAAACCATATTTTTTAGTGAAAAAAGTGGCTAATGGATTAAGAACAATACATAATATAGATATATCTGATTGTAGTTTTAATGAAACTATAGAAGATAAATTAAAATTAATTAAAAATATGTATAATGAAAATAGAATTCCAAAAATTTATAGATTTCTGTTGCAATCTAAACCTAAAAAGGAAGATTTAGTATTTACCCATGGGGATTATTGTTTTCCAAATATAATTATAAACAACAATGATATATCTGGTTTTATTGATTTAGGAAGGTCTGGAATAGGTGATAGGTATGTGGACCTTTCGGTCATAATTAAAAGTATAGTATTAAATTATAGAAATTATGATATGTTAAAATTATTTTTAGAAGAATATGGACTTGTAAATGTAGATTATGAAAGATTAGAATATTATTCTCATATAGATAAATTAATAAATTAG
- a CDS encoding tocopherol cyclase family protein: MKSIKNIWKPENFQGRYKGKEYFEGWYFKIVDKNGENSLALIPGISIESKDKRHSFIQINDGNSNKAYYIKYSYDDFIYEEDKFYVKIGNNVFSKEKIILDIDHKGLKLKGTLEFNNLFEWPVNFFSPGAMGWYRFLPFMECYHGVVSMNHDIIGNLTIDSRNIDFYKGKGYIEKDWGTSFPKSWIWAQSNHFSQENNSIFISVANIPFLSREFNGFLIGLLYDKKLYRFTTYTGAKIDKLKYYDRNIEISVSESEYILNVNIIKNNTTRLISPKNGNMNGTVEESLTSYIDVELKDKNNNVIFKDTGKNSGFEVKGRLI, from the coding sequence ATGAAAAGTATAAAAAACATATGGAAACCAGAAAATTTTCAAGGAAGATATAAAGGAAAAGAATATTTTGAAGGCTGGTATTTTAAAATAGTAGATAAAAATGGAGAAAATAGCCTTGCACTAATACCTGGAATTTCAATTGAATCTAAAGATAAAAGACATAGTTTCATTCAAATAAATGATGGAAATAGTAATAAAGCTTATTATATAAAGTATTCCTATGATGACTTTATTTATGAAGAGGATAAATTTTATGTCAAAATAGGAAATAATGTTTTTAGCAAAGAAAAAATTATATTAGATATAGATCATAAAGGGTTAAAGTTAAAAGGGACATTAGAGTTTAATAATCTGTTTGAATGGCCAGTTAATTTTTTTTCTCCAGGTGCAATGGGATGGTATAGATTTTTACCTTTTATGGAATGTTATCATGGAGTAGTTAGTATGAATCATGATATTATAGGTAATCTGACTATAGATTCAAGAAATATTGATTTTTATAAAGGTAAGGGATATATAGAAAAAGATTGGGGTACTTCATTTCCTAAATCTTGGATATGGGCTCAATCTAATCACTTTTCACAAGAAAACAATTCTATATTCATATCTGTTGCAAATATTCCTTTTTTAAGCAGAGAATTTAATGGGTTTTTGATTGGATTACTATATGATAAAAAATTATATAGATTTACTACTTACACAGGTGCAAAGATTGATAAATTAAAATATTATGATAGAAATATAGAAATTTCAGTAAGTGAATCTGAATACATTTTAAATGTAAATATAATTAAAAATAATACTACTAGGCTTATATCACCTAAAAACGGTAATATGAATGGAACAGTTGAAGAAAGCCTAACATCTTATATAGATGTAGAATTAAAAGATAAAAATAATAATGTTATTTTTAAGGATACAGGAAAAAATTCAGGATTTGAAGTAAAAGGAAGACTAATATAA
- the trhA gene encoding PAQR family membrane homeostasis protein TrhA codes for MDTKSLYSKSEEITNAILHGIGLGFSIAALTLLVVLASIYGEVWHVVSFAIYGSTLVILYLSSTLYHSFPAGSVKNIFQIFDHASIYLLIAGTYTPLTLIPLRGKLGWTLFGIVWGIAIVGIIFKIFFVKRFMILSLLLYLGMGWLVVIAIRPLIDTISLKSIIFLIAGGLSYTIGTIFFANKKIKFNHAIWHLFVLGGSVCHFFTILFLLPSLNA; via the coding sequence ATGGATACAAAATCATTATATTCAAAAAGTGAAGAAATAACTAATGCTATACTACATGGAATAGGACTAGGATTTTCAATAGCAGCACTTACTCTTCTAGTAGTATTAGCTTCAATATATGGTGAGGTATGGCATGTAGTAAGCTTTGCTATATATGGTTCTACACTTGTAATATTATACTTATCATCAACTCTTTATCATAGTTTTCCAGCAGGAAGTGTAAAAAATATTTTTCAAATATTTGATCATGCATCTATATATTTACTTATAGCAGGTACATATACACCACTTACTCTTATTCCACTAAGAGGAAAACTAGGATGGACTTTGTTTGGTATAGTTTGGGGTATAGCTATTGTAGGAATAATATTTAAAATATTTTTTGTAAAGAGATTTATGATACTATCTTTACTATTATATTTGGGAATGGGATGGTTAGTTGTTATAGCAATTAGACCTCTTATTGATACAATAAGCTTAAAAAGTATAATATTTTTGATTGCAGGTGGATTATCATATACTATTGGAACAATATTTTTTGCAAATAAAAAAATAAAGTTTAATCATGCTATATGGCATTTATTCGTTCTAGGGGGAAGTGTATGTCATTTTTTCACTATATTATTTTTATTACCAAGTTTAAATGCATAA
- a CDS encoding PH domain-containing protein translates to MGIFDNLLGNASEANIEKIEEELIDIFANGEHVERAFNIFRDLFVFTNKRLILIDKQGVSGKKTEYHSIPYKSITHFSVETAGHFDMDSQLKIWISGTSAPISKQFGKNNNINKVQKILAGYVLN, encoded by the coding sequence ATGGGCATATTTGATAACCTATTAGGCAATGCTTCAGAAGCTAATATAGAAAAGATTGAAGAAGAATTAATAGACATATTTGCAAATGGAGAGCATGTCGAGAGGGCATTTAATATTTTTAGAGATTTATTTGTGTTTACAAATAAAAGACTTATATTAATAGATAAGCAAGGAGTAAGTGGCAAGAAAACAGAATATCATTCTATACCATATAAAAGTATTACACATTTTAGTGTAGAAACAGCAGGTCATTTTGATATGGATTCACAACTTAAGATATGGATTTCAGGTACAAGTGCTCCCATTTCAAAACAGTTTGGTAAAAATAATAACATTAACAAAGTACAAAAAATACTTGCAGGATATGTATTAAATTAA
- a CDS encoding YkoF family thiamine/hydroxymethylpyrimidine-binding protein yields MEKIAACEISFTPIGSSGYLNHIEKVLDIIKVTDLEYSIGILSTTIRGSKKEILNLINSIYNELDDICDFTMDIKISNICGCKN; encoded by the coding sequence ATGGAAAAAATAGCTGCATGTGAGATTTCTTTTACTCCTATTGGTAGCAGTGGTTATTTAAATCATATTGAAAAAGTATTAGATATTATAAAGGTGACAGATTTAGAATATAGTATTGGTATCTTATCCACTACTATAAGAGGAAGTAAAAAAGAAATATTAAATTTAATAAATTCCATATATAATGAATTAGATGATATTTGTGATTTCACTATGGATATAAAGATTTCAAATATTTGTGGTTGTAAAAATTAA
- a CDS encoding class I SAM-dependent methyltransferase: protein MAVFDLEANNYDKWYDTKMGNFVDKVETKCAFDLFKPFKGMKVLDIGCGTGNFSIRLKELGCEVIGVDISDEMLNVARKKAKEKNLDIDFLNMDIYNLEFDNESFDAVFSMAAFEFIKDTKKAIDEVFRVVKPNGQILVGTINKDSSWGKLYLSEDFQKNSVFKHAEFKTIEDFIGIQSDNLVETKECLFIPPCTEKNNISMEKEEELSKIKEGGFICALWKK, encoded by the coding sequence ATGGCAGTATTTGATTTAGAAGCTAACAATTATGATAAATGGTATGATACCAAAATGGGAAATTTTGTAGATAAGGTTGAAACTAAATGTGCATTTGATTTGTTTAAACCATTTAAGGGAATGAAAGTTTTAGATATTGGATGTGGAACAGGAAACTTTAGTATTAGATTAAAGGAATTAGGTTGTGAAGTAATAGGAGTAGATATATCTGATGAAATGTTAAATGTAGCTAGAAAAAAAGCTAAGGAAAAGAACTTAGATATTGATTTTTTAAATATGGATATATATAATTTAGAATTTGATAATGAAAGTTTCGATGCAGTATTTTCTATGGCAGCATTTGAATTCATTAAAGATACCAAAAAAGCTATAGATGAAGTATTTAGAGTAGTTAAACCAAATGGACAAATACTTGTTGGGACTATAAATAAAGACAGTAGTTGGGGTAAGTTATATCTTTCAGAAGATTTTCAGAAAAATTCTGTATTCAAACATGCTGAATTTAAAACAATAGAAGACTTTATTGGTATTCAATCTGATAATCTAGTAGAAACTAAAGAATGTTTATTTATACCTCCATGTACTGAAAAAAATAATATCAGTATGGAAAAAGAAGAAGAATTATCTAAGATTAAAGAAGGAGGTTTCATATGTGCCCTATGGAAAAAATAG
- a CDS encoding ABC transporter ATP-binding protein: MSSYQKNKIELKHISKSFEDLLIVDDITINLKEQEFVTILGPSGSGKSTVFNMISGLIKPDEGNIYIEGEDYTSKTGRVSYMYQKDLLMPWKKIIDNVSLPLVLKGIGKRQAREIVKEYFNIFGLEGFEYKYPHQLSGGMRQRASLLRTYMFSEDIILLDEPFGGLDAITKSKMQIWLLDVLKELKASIFFITHDVEEAIFLSDRIYILSERPAKVKEEIVIDLPRPRSRDIVTTNKFNDIKKHILDIL, from the coding sequence ATGAGTTCTTACCAGAAAAATAAGATAGAATTAAAACATATTTCTAAGTCATTTGAAGATTTATTAATTGTAGATGATATTACTATAAACTTAAAAGAACAAGAATTTGTAACCATATTAGGACCAAGTGGTAGTGGTAAAAGTACAGTATTTAATATGATTTCAGGACTTATAAAACCTGATGAGGGAAATATTTATATAGAAGGCGAAGACTATACATCAAAAACTGGTAGAGTAAGCTATATGTATCAAAAAGATTTACTTATGCCTTGGAAAAAGATAATTGATAATGTATCACTTCCTTTAGTCTTAAAAGGTATAGGTAAAAGACAAGCTAGGGAAATAGTAAAAGAATATTTTAATATATTTGGATTAGAAGGTTTTGAATATAAATATCCTCATCAATTATCCGGAGGAATGAGACAACGTGCTTCACTTCTGAGAACATATATGTTTTCAGAAGATATAATACTACTTGATGAACCATTTGGAGGGCTTGATGCTATAACTAAGTCTAAAATGCAAATATGGTTATTAGATGTATTAAAAGAATTAAAGGCTTCAATATTTTTTATTACGCATGATGTAGAAGAAGCGATATTTTTATCAGATAGAATATATATATTATCTGAAAGACCAGCAAAGGTAAAAGAAGAAATAGTAATAGATTTACCAAGACCAAGAAGTAGGGATATAGTTACAACAAATAAATTTAATGATATTAAAAAGCATATACTTGATATATTGTAG
- a CDS encoding ABC transporter substrate-binding protein: MKKIFSIFIVFLLVSLILVGCGNKENKESKENKELEKVTVVLDWVPNTNHTGLYVAKNKGYYEEKGLDVEIIQPSEGGTANLIANEQGDFGISYQEEVTYARTSENPLPVKAISAIIQNNTSGFASLKEDGVTSPKDFEGKKYGGFGAPMEEAMIKGLMEKDNADFSKVEMVNIGSLDFFTAVQDHVDFTWIYYGWDGVASEEKEIDLNFIKLQDFDENLNFYTPVIIANEKLLKDKPELAEKFLEATSKGYEYAIENPKDAATELLKDNPEIDENIAIESQKYLAGEYKKDIDRWGEMKSEIWTNYANWMYERELIENELNVQEAYTNEFLPEK; the protein is encoded by the coding sequence ATGAAAAAAATATTTTCTATATTTATAGTATTTTTATTAGTATCATTAATCTTAGTAGGTTGTGGAAATAAAGAAAATAAAGAGTCAAAAGAAAATAAAGAGTTAGAAAAAGTAACTGTAGTTTTAGATTGGGTACCAAATACAAATCATACAGGGTTATATGTAGCAAAAAATAAAGGCTATTATGAAGAAAAAGGATTAGATGTTGAAATCATTCAACCATCTGAAGGTGGTACTGCAAATTTAATAGCAAATGAACAAGGTGATTTTGGGATTAGCTATCAAGAAGAAGTTACTTATGCTAGAACATCAGAAAATCCACTTCCTGTAAAAGCTATTTCAGCTATAATACAAAATAACACTTCTGGATTTGCTTCTCTTAAAGAAGATGGTGTAACATCACCGAAGGATTTTGAAGGTAAAAAATACGGTGGATTTGGAGCTCCTATGGAAGAAGCTATGATAAAAGGACTCATGGAAAAAGATAATGCAGATTTTTCAAAAGTAGAAATGGTTAATATAGGCAGTTTAGATTTCTTCACTGCTGTACAAGATCATGTAGACTTTACTTGGATCTATTATGGTTGGGATGGAGTAGCATCAGAAGAAAAAGAAATAGACTTAAATTTTATTAAACTTCAAGATTTTGATGAAAACCTAAACTTTTATACTCCAGTTATAATTGCAAATGAAAAATTATTAAAAGACAAACCAGAACTTGCAGAAAAATTTTTAGAAGCTACAAGTAAAGGATATGAGTATGCTATAGAAAATCCAAAAGATGCAGCAACGGAACTGTTAAAAGACAATCCAGAAATAGATGAAAATATAGCAATAGAAAGCCAGAAATATTTGGCAGGTGAATATAAAAAAGACATAGATAGATGGGGAGAAATGAAATCTGAAATTTGGACAAACTATGCTAATTGGATGTATGAGAGAGAACTAATAGAAAATGAACTTAATGTACAAGAGGCGTATACAAATGAGTTCTTACCAGAAAAATAA